In Equus przewalskii isolate Varuska chromosome 6, EquPr2, whole genome shotgun sequence, one DNA window encodes the following:
- the ILF3 gene encoding interleukin enhancer-binding factor 3 isoform X8, which produces MALCHHHIVTRRRGKRPVRIFVNDDRHVMAKHSSVYPTQEELEAVQNMVSHTERALKAVSDWIDEQEKGSSEHAESESMDAPPEDESKEGAGEQKTEHMTRTLRGVMRVGLVAKGLLLKGDLDLELVLLCKEKPTTALLDKVADNLAIQLAAVTEDKYEILQSVDDAAIVIKNTKEPPLSLTIHLTSPVVREEMEKVLAGEAPSVNDPPDVLDRHKCLAALASLRHAKWFQARANGLKSCVIVIRVLRDLCTRVPTWGPLRGWPLELLCEKSIGTANRPMGAGEALRRVLECLASGIVMPDGSGIYDPCEKEATDAIGHLDRQQREDITQSAQHALRLAAFGQLHKVLGMDPLPSKMPKKPKNETPVDYTVQIPPSTTYAITPMKRPMEEDGEEKSPSKKKKKIQKKEEKAEPPQAMNALMRLNQLKPGLQYKLVSQTGPVHAPIFTMSVEVDGNSFEASGPSKKTAKLHVAVKVLQDMGLPTGAEGRDSSKGEDSAEETEAKPAVVAPPPVVETVSTPSAAFPSDPTTEQGPILTKHGKNPVMELNEKRRGLKYELISETGGSHDKRFVMEVEVDGQKFQGAGSNKKVAKAYAALAALEKLFPDAPLALEANKKKRAPVPVRGGPKFAAKPHNPGFGMGGPMHNEVPPPPNLRGRGRGGNIRSRGRGRGFGGANHGGYMNAGAGYGSYGYGGNSATAGYSDFFTDCYGYHDFGSS; this is translated from the exons atg GCTTTGTGTCATCATCACATCGTcacaagaagaagaggaaag CGTCCAGTGCGAATTTTTGTGAATGATGATCGCCACGTGATGGCAAAGCATTCGTCCGTTTATCCGACCCAAGAGGAGCTGGAGGCGGTGCAGAACATGGTGTCGCACACGGAACGGGCTCTCAAAGCCGTATCCGACTGGATCGATGAGCAGGAGAAAGGCAGCAGCGAGCATGCCGAGTCGGAGAGCATGGATGCACCCCCAGAGGATGAGAGCAAAGAAGGCGCCGG GGAGCAGAAGACGGAGCACATGACCAGAACCCTGCGTGGGGTGATGCGTGTTGGCCTTGTGGCCAAGGGCCTGCTGCTCAAGGGGGACTTGGACCTCGAGCTGGTGCTGCTGTGCAAGGAGAAGCCCACGACCGCCCTCCTGGACAAAGTGGCCGACAACCTGGCCATCCAGCTCGCT GCTGTCACAGAAGACAAGTACGAAATCCTCCAGTCTGTCGATGACGCTGCGATTGTGATAAAAAACACGAAAGAGCCTCCATTGTCCCTGACCATCCACCTGACGTCCCCTGTTGtcagagaagaaatggagaaggtGTTAGCTGGAG AAGCGCCCTCAGTCAACGACCCCCCGGACGTTCTGGACAGGCACAAATGCCTTGCTGCCTTGGCGTCCCTCCGACACGCCAAGTGGTTCCAG GCCAGAGCCAACGGGCTGAAGTCGTGTGTCATTGTCATCCGGGTCCTGAGGGACCTGTGCACCCGTGTGCCCACCTGGGGTCCCCTCAGAGGATGG CCGCTCGAGCTGCTGTGCGAGAAGTCCATCGGCACGGCCAACAGGCCCATGGGCGCCGGCGAGGCCCTGCGCAGAGTGCTGGAGTGCCTGGCCTCGGGCATCGTGATGCCAG ATGGTTCTGGCATTTATGACCCTTGTGAAAAAGAAGCCACTGATGCTATTGGGCATCTAGACAGACAGCAACGGGAAGATATCACACAGAGTGCGCAG cATGCTCTGCGACTTGCTGCGTTTGGCCAGCTCCATAAAGTCCTGGGGATGGACCCTTTGCCTTCTAAGATGCCCAAGAAACCAAAGAACGAAACTCCGGTGGACTACACGG ttcaaatcccccccagtaccaCCTACGCCATTACGCCCATGAAGCGCCCGATGGAGGAGGACGGGGAGGAGAAGTCgcccagcaaaaagaagaagaagatccaGAAGAAAG aggagaaggcagagccgCCCCAGGCGATGAACGCCTTGATGAGGCTCAACCAGCTGAAGCCGGGGCTGCAGTACAAACTGGTTTCCCAGACTGGGCCGGTGCACGCGCCCATCTTCACCATGTCTGTGGAGGTGGATGGCAATTCGTTCGAGGCCTCGGGCCCATCCAAAAAGACCGCCAAGCTGCACGTGGCCGTCAAG GTGCTGCAGGACATGGGCTTGCCCACTGGTGCCGAGGGCAGGGACTCCAGCAAGGGCGAGGACTCGGCCGAGGAGACGGAGGCGAAGCCGGCTGTGGTGGCCCCGCCCCCTGTGGTGGAGACCGTCTCTACCCCCAGTGCGGCCTTCCCCTCAGATCCCACCACTGAG CAGGGGCCGATCCTCACTAAGCATGGCAAGAACCCAGTCATGGAGCTGAACGAGAAGAGGCGGGGCCTCAAATACGAGCTCATCTCGGAGACCGGGGGCAGCCACGACAAGCGCTTCGTCATGGAG GTCGAGGTGGATGGGCAGAAATTTCAAGGTGCTGGCTCGAACAAAAAGGTGGCCAAAGCATATGCTGCCCTGGCTGCACTCGAGAAGCTGTTCCCCGACGCCCCACTCGCCCTCGAGGCCAACAAGAAGAAGAGGGCCCCTGTGCCTGTCAGAGGTGGACCCAAGTTTGCTGCTAAG CCTCATAACCCTGGGTTTGGCATGGGGGGCCCCATGCACAACGAAGTGCCCCCGCCCCCAAACCTCCGAGGGCGGGGCAGAGGAGGGAACATCCGCAGtcgagggagagggagaggattCGGTGGCGCCAACCACGGAGGCTACATGAATGCTG GCGCCGGGTATGGCAGCTACGGGTATGGAGGCAACTCGGCGACCGCCGGCTACA GTGACTTTTTCACAGACTGCTACGGCTATCATGATTTTGGGTCCTCCTAG
- the ILF3 gene encoding interleukin enhancer-binding factor 3 isoform X7 yields MALCHHHIVTRRRGKRPVRIFVNDDRHVMAKHSSVYPTQEELEAVQNMVSHTERALKAVSDWIDEQEKGSSEHAESESMDAPPEDESKEGAGEQKTEHMTRTLRGVMRVGLVAKGLLLKGDLDLELVLLCKEKPTTALLDKVADNLAIQLAAVTEDKYEILQSVDDAAIVIKNTKEPPLSLTIHLTSPVVREEMEKVLAGEAPSVNDPPDVLDRHKCLAALASLRHAKWFQARANGLKSCVIVIRVLRDLCTRVPTWGPLRGWPLELLCEKSIGTANRPMGAGEALRRVLECLASGIVMPDGSGIYDPCEKEATDAIGHLDRQQREDITQSAQHALRLAAFGQLHKVLGMDPLPSKMPKKPKNETPVDYTVQIPPSTTYAITPMKRPMEEDGEEKSPSKKKKKIQKKEEKAEPPQAMNALMRLNQLKPGLQYKLVSQTGPVHAPIFTMSVEVDGNSFEASGPSKKTAKLHVAVKVLQDMGLPTGAEGRDSSKGEDSAEETEAKPAVVAPPPVVETVSTPSAAFPSDPTTENVKQQGPILTKHGKNPVMELNEKRRGLKYELISETGGSHDKRFVMEVEVDGQKFQGAGSNKKVAKAYAALAALEKLFPDAPLALEANKKKRAPVPVRGGPKFAAKPHNPGFGMGGPMHNEVPPPPNLRGRGRGGNIRSRGRGRGFGGANHGGYMNAGAGYGSYGYGGNSATAGYSDFFTDCYGYHDFGSS; encoded by the exons atg GCTTTGTGTCATCATCACATCGTcacaagaagaagaggaaag CGTCCAGTGCGAATTTTTGTGAATGATGATCGCCACGTGATGGCAAAGCATTCGTCCGTTTATCCGACCCAAGAGGAGCTGGAGGCGGTGCAGAACATGGTGTCGCACACGGAACGGGCTCTCAAAGCCGTATCCGACTGGATCGATGAGCAGGAGAAAGGCAGCAGCGAGCATGCCGAGTCGGAGAGCATGGATGCACCCCCAGAGGATGAGAGCAAAGAAGGCGCCGG GGAGCAGAAGACGGAGCACATGACCAGAACCCTGCGTGGGGTGATGCGTGTTGGCCTTGTGGCCAAGGGCCTGCTGCTCAAGGGGGACTTGGACCTCGAGCTGGTGCTGCTGTGCAAGGAGAAGCCCACGACCGCCCTCCTGGACAAAGTGGCCGACAACCTGGCCATCCAGCTCGCT GCTGTCACAGAAGACAAGTACGAAATCCTCCAGTCTGTCGATGACGCTGCGATTGTGATAAAAAACACGAAAGAGCCTCCATTGTCCCTGACCATCCACCTGACGTCCCCTGTTGtcagagaagaaatggagaaggtGTTAGCTGGAG AAGCGCCCTCAGTCAACGACCCCCCGGACGTTCTGGACAGGCACAAATGCCTTGCTGCCTTGGCGTCCCTCCGACACGCCAAGTGGTTCCAG GCCAGAGCCAACGGGCTGAAGTCGTGTGTCATTGTCATCCGGGTCCTGAGGGACCTGTGCACCCGTGTGCCCACCTGGGGTCCCCTCAGAGGATGG CCGCTCGAGCTGCTGTGCGAGAAGTCCATCGGCACGGCCAACAGGCCCATGGGCGCCGGCGAGGCCCTGCGCAGAGTGCTGGAGTGCCTGGCCTCGGGCATCGTGATGCCAG ATGGTTCTGGCATTTATGACCCTTGTGAAAAAGAAGCCACTGATGCTATTGGGCATCTAGACAGACAGCAACGGGAAGATATCACACAGAGTGCGCAG cATGCTCTGCGACTTGCTGCGTTTGGCCAGCTCCATAAAGTCCTGGGGATGGACCCTTTGCCTTCTAAGATGCCCAAGAAACCAAAGAACGAAACTCCGGTGGACTACACGG ttcaaatcccccccagtaccaCCTACGCCATTACGCCCATGAAGCGCCCGATGGAGGAGGACGGGGAGGAGAAGTCgcccagcaaaaagaagaagaagatccaGAAGAAAG aggagaaggcagagccgCCCCAGGCGATGAACGCCTTGATGAGGCTCAACCAGCTGAAGCCGGGGCTGCAGTACAAACTGGTTTCCCAGACTGGGCCGGTGCACGCGCCCATCTTCACCATGTCTGTGGAGGTGGATGGCAATTCGTTCGAGGCCTCGGGCCCATCCAAAAAGACCGCCAAGCTGCACGTGGCCGTCAAG GTGCTGCAGGACATGGGCTTGCCCACTGGTGCCGAGGGCAGGGACTCCAGCAAGGGCGAGGACTCGGCCGAGGAGACGGAGGCGAAGCCGGCTGTGGTGGCCCCGCCCCCTGTGGTGGAGACCGTCTCTACCCCCAGTGCGGCCTTCCCCTCAGATCCCACCACTGAG AACGTAAAACAGCAGGGGCCGATCCTCACTAAGCATGGCAAGAACCCAGTCATGGAGCTGAACGAGAAGAGGCGGGGCCTCAAATACGAGCTCATCTCGGAGACCGGGGGCAGCCACGACAAGCGCTTCGTCATGGAG GTCGAGGTGGATGGGCAGAAATTTCAAGGTGCTGGCTCGAACAAAAAGGTGGCCAAAGCATATGCTGCCCTGGCTGCACTCGAGAAGCTGTTCCCCGACGCCCCACTCGCCCTCGAGGCCAACAAGAAGAAGAGGGCCCCTGTGCCTGTCAGAGGTGGACCCAAGTTTGCTGCTAAG CCTCATAACCCTGGGTTTGGCATGGGGGGCCCCATGCACAACGAAGTGCCCCCGCCCCCAAACCTCCGAGGGCGGGGCAGAGGAGGGAACATCCGCAGtcgagggagagggagaggattCGGTGGCGCCAACCACGGAGGCTACATGAATGCTG GCGCCGGGTATGGCAGCTACGGGTATGGAGGCAACTCGGCGACCGCCGGCTACA GTGACTTTTTCACAGACTGCTACGGCTATCATGATTTTGGGTCCTCCTAG